One genomic window of Cercospora beticola chromosome 5, complete sequence includes the following:
- a CDS encoding uncharacterized protein (antiSMASH:Cluster_7) has translation MAGSKFTEILDTNTTPYSADNVNLDDVLAETRQRSESRGSITSSSSDKSSSGSSPTTSSYNLPMDPVKKGFRRFSMMNKK, from the coding sequence ATGGCAGGCTCAAAGTTCACTGAGATTCTCGACACGAATACTACTCCATACTCCGCCGACAACGTCAACTTGGACGATGTCCTCGCCGAGACAAGGCAACGATCCGAATCGCGAGGCAGCATAACGAGTTCTTCGAGCGACAAGTCTAGCTCAGGCTCGTCGCCAACGACATCGTCATATAACCTCCCTATGGATCCCGTCAAAAAGGGCTTTCGACGATTCTCAATGATGAACAAGAAATGA
- a CDS encoding uncharacterized protein (antiSMASH:Cluster_7) gives MPNCYGGGRSSDEMSYTSTAATAQVIHFIAKSKAQHQILLNVCAAECVAFWLSLALSTKRRISATAGKLAVLDSGTALPDLRRRDHQITSVCILFNTAAHVQQQKPPSLTASSSVAEPEEHRWCARVKLPVVSVKRGS, from the exons ATGCCGAACTGCTACGGCGGTGGACGCAGCAGCGATGAAATGTCGTACACAAGCACAGCTGCCACAGCACAAG TCATACATTTCATCGCAAAGTCCAAGGCGCAGCACCAGATTTTGCTCAACGTGTGTGCCGCCGAGTGCGTGGCGTTTTGGCTGTCGCTGGCGCTGTCAACCAAGCGCCGCATCT CTGCGACCGCTGGCAagcttgctgtgcttgaTTCTGGGACTGCTCTGCCTGACTTGCGCCGTCGTGATCACCAAATCACCTCGGTCTGCATACTGTTCAATACTGCGGCTCacgtgcagcagcaaaagccaCCATCGCTCACCGCATCGTCCTCCGTGGCCGAACCAGAGGAACACCGTTGGTGCGCGCGTGTCAAGCTACCAGTCGTGTCAGTAAAACGCGGCTCGTAG
- a CDS encoding uncharacterized protein (SMCOG1001:short-chain dehydrogenase/reductase SDR~antiSMASH:Cluster_7): MSSAPKKRLQALSEQLQNPIRSEGKFEDLPNIPAVAGDSKGPRTEGKIVIITGCNSPLGIGRASAHHFANNGAKAIFICDYRTEHLETHKREIEGKYPGCSVHPVQLDAGSEDDVSAVVDQALEKYGRLDIFFANAGISVTMGSVLEGSASDFMDVMRVNALSVFLAVKHGARGMLKTGSEKKYPGGSIVSVASSAGMRSNAGATDYSASKAAVISIMQTSAYQLTGTGIRCNAICPGIIETGMTAPMYEMARARGSEKKIGQLNPLMRGGVADEIARVALFLGSDEASYVNGQAWAVCGGLTAGHPFVPGKIA; the protein is encoded by the exons ATGTCTTCCGCACCCAAGAAGAGACTGCAAGCGCTCAGCGAGCAACTCCAGAACCCAATTAGAAGCGAAGGCAAATTTGAGGACTTGCCAAACATCCCAGCGGTAGCAGGAGACTCCAAAGGACC TCGAACCGAGGGCaaaatcgtcatcatcacagGCTGCAATTCTCCTCTCGGAATCGGCCGTGCCTCAGCTCACCACTTCGCCAATAACGGCGCCAAAGCCATCTTCATCTGCGACTACCGAACCGAGCACCTCGAAACCCACAAGCGTGAAATCGAAGGCAAATATCCCGGCTGCTCCGTCCATCCCGTCCAACTCGACGCCGGTTCCGAAGATGATGTTTCTGCTGTCGTAGACCAAGCTCTAGAAAAGTACGGCCGACTagacatcttcttcgccaatgcCGGAATCAGCGTCACAATGGGAAGCGTTCTCGAAGGCTCCGCGAGCGATTTCATGGATGTCATGCGTGTGAACGCTCTCTCTGTTTTCCTTGCAGTCAAGCATGGCGCACGCGGTATGCTTAAGACTGGGTCTGAGAAGAAGTATCCGGGAGGAAGTATTGTTTCTGTGGCATCTTCCGCTGGTATGCGATCGAATGCTGGAGCGACGGATTATTCTGCTTCGAAGGCGGCTGTGATTTCGATTATGCAGACGAGTGCGTATCAATTGACTGGGACGGGCATTAGATGTAATGCGATTTGTCCTGGAATTATTGAGACGGGAATGACGGCGCCGATGTATGAgatggcgagggcgagagggtcggagaagaagattgggCAGTTGAATCCTTTGATGAGAGGCGGTGTTGCGGATGAAATTGCGAGAGTGGCATTGTTCTTGGGAAGTGATGAGGCGAGTTATGTGAATGGGCAGGCTTGGGCAGTGTGTGGAGGGTTGACGGCAGGCCATCCATTTGTACCAGGCAAAATTGCGTAG
- a CDS encoding uncharacterized protein (antiSMASH:Cluster_7): protein MASMFKDILQYNVEKLKNYADGKQQSTGQSPYGQYAQQSPYGQHAQQQPYPPQQHPYPQQQDPYPPQQPFPGQAAPAGPPPAYGNFVNGQPNASPGPYSSQAPDSSFTGAGGSDSANRGLLGKLEKYAMKQVDPYYMCPPAGQATPSLNVKFTKDSLINCFTSQPVLQIQKQSSSVKDLIRADNGFRAASVKWHSFSSDISYTLYSPSGPPIEDKIKHGDFSSKCSFLSRFYAPGEKMVWKFNGTKKAELKVERTGEVVAILEKMILLRFERGMQGMSPEAINEVLITGYACAEAMNREKIAGKAFSGGG from the coding sequence ATGGCGTCCATGTTCAAGGATATCCTACAGTACAATGTCGAAAAACTGAAGAATTACGCCGACGGCAAACAGCAATCTACAGGCCAATCGCCCTATGGCCAATACGCTCAACAGTCTCCTTATGGACAACatgcacaacaacaaccttatcctccacagcagcatccgtatcctcagcagcaagatcCTTATCCTCCACAACAGCCCTTTCCTGGTCAGGCAGCACCGGCAGGCCCTCCGCCAGCCTACGGCAACTTTGTGAACGGCCAACCCAACGCTTCCCCAGGCCCATACTCATCGCAGGCACCGGACTCTTCCTTCACAGGAGCCGGCGGTAGCGACAGCGCAAACCGCGGTCTTCTCGGCAAACTCGAAAAATACGCCATGAAACAAGTCGACCCATACTACATGTGTCCGCCCGCTGGCCAAGCAACCCCAAGCCTGAACGTAAAATTCACCAAAGACTCCCTCATCAACTGCTTCACCTCCCAACCCGTCCTCCAGATCCAGAAACAGTCCTCCTCAGTCAAAGACCTCATCCGCGCCGACAACGGCTTCCGCGCCGCATCTGTGAAATGGCACTCCTTCAGCTCCGACATTTCTTACACGCTCTACTCACCTTCTGGCCCACCGATCGAGGATAAAATCAAGCATGGCGATTTCAGCTCCAAGTGTTCTTTTCTCAGCAGATTCTATGCGCCTGGAGAGAAGATGGTTTGGAAATTTAAtgggacgaagaaggcggaatTGAAGGTTGAGAGGACGGGGGAGGTTGTGGCTATTTTGGAAAAAATGATTTTGTTGCGCTTTGAGAGGGGGATGCAGGGAATGAGTCCTGAGGCGATCAATGAGGTGCTTATTACCGGATATGCGTGTGCGGAGGCGATGAATAGGGAGAAGATTGCTGGGAAGGCTTttagtggtggtggttga
- a CDS encoding uncharacterized protein (antiSMASH:Cluster_7~SMCOG1137:Major facilitator superfamily MFS 1): MPSSTPRPSSRVRDNSSASIDKLDYQPGGKPLLAPDQHSRDASSSRQQSEEHSYAGSFFSDIAEGIADKDRERFRKQLWRYGSFAWALVNTLGAGSITAFSLYAPLLQRKLHYSQLQVNGISITAEIAMYLPVPLWGMMCDRFGPGIPSLLAGSFFGIGYLLAAFDFQSGPPPALGGEGWPYWAMVIAFIFIGCGTSLMYLSAVTTCAKNFGRGKNKGIALALPIACFGLSGMWQAQVGSRLLYETRADGSKGDVNVHKFFIFLGVLLFTTGLIGCFALRIVDEEELIEDAVEELEQSGFLDESQYFHRLLRERQESEGYGTLTDSVVEEISRKADEMKAKKAEEQRMKTWLLNAETRRFLSDKTMWWLAAGFLLVTGPGEAFINNLGTIIDTFYPPISIPEGGNPTSAATHVSIVAVMSTIARILTGTLTDILAPTSVPHQHRRGPNSLANSLSSLPPPLPTEKKFFELSRITFLIAFCILMSVGQVVLATGFIQEHAERFWIVSASIGAGYGAAFSLTPIIVSVIWGVENFGTNWGICAMMPAIGATIWGLVYSGVYQWAADLNTVEGSDMVEDKLCYGVRCYAPTFWAMAISVWLACGLWFWAWRGPGGWQKRGIAV; encoded by the coding sequence ATGCCGTCCTCCACTCCGCGTCCGTCCAGCCGCGTGcgcgacaacagcagcgcctCCATCGACAAGCTCGACTATCAGCCCGGCGGCAAACCGCTCCTCGCCCCCGATCAGCACAGCCGCGATGCGAGCAGCAGTCGTCAGCAGTCCGAAGAGCACAGTTATGCCGGAAGCTTCTTTTCCGACATAGCGGAGGGCATTGCCGACAAAGATCGCGAGCGCTTTCGCAAGCAGCTCTGGCGGTATGGGAGCTTCGCATGGGCATTGGTAAACACCCTGGGCGCTGGAAGCATTACAGCCTTCAGTCTCTACGCACCTTTGCTTCAACGGAAGCTGCATTattcgcagctgcaggtGAACGGCATCAGCATCACTGCTGAGATCGCCATGTACTTGCCCGTGCCATTGTGGGGTATGATGTGCGATCGCTTTGGTCCAGGTATTCCTAGTCTATTGGCAGGCTCCTTTTTCGGCATCGGGTACCTGCTGGCAGCATTCGATTTTCAGAGTGGACCGCCACCAGCTCTAGGAGGCGAAGGATGGCCCTACTGGGCCATGGTCATCgcattcatcttcatcggTTGCGGCACCAGTTTGATGTACTTGTCTGCCGTTACGACATGCGCAAAGAACTTTGGAAGAGGCAAGAATAAGGGCATTGCGCTGGCATTGCCCATTGCATGCTTCGGTCTGAGTGGCATGTGGCAGGCACAGGTGGGAAGCAGACTACTGTACGAAACGAGAGCAGATGGCTCAAAAGGGGACGTCAACGTGCACaagttcttcatcttcctagGTGTCTTACTGTTCACGACAGGGCTCATCGGATGCTTCGCATTGCGAATcgtggacgaggaagagctgaTAGAAGACGCCGTGGAAGAACTGGAGCAGAGTGGTTTCTTGGACGAAAGTCAATACTTCCATCGTCTGCTCCGGGAAAGACAAGAGTCAGAAGGATACGGCACATTGACTGATTCTGTCGTGGAAGAAATCAGTCGCAAGGCGGACGAgatgaaggcgaagaaagcgGAGGAGCAGCGCATGAAGACATGGCTGCTCAATGCGGAGACGAGACGCTTCCTGAGCGACAAAACCATGTGGTGGCTCGCAGCTGGTTTCCTGCTCGTCACTGGCCCTGGAGAAGCCTTTATCAACAACCTCGGCACCATTATCGACACTTTCTATCCTCCTATATCAATTCCGGAAGGCGGCAATCCAACTAGCGCCGCGACGCACGTTTCCATTGTCGCAGTCATGTCGACCATCGCACGTATCCTCACCGGCACCCTCACCGATATCCTCGCACCGACTTCCGTCCCACACCAACATCGACGTGGCCCTAACAGCCTGGCAAACAGTCTCTCCTCACTTCCGCCCCCTCTACCGACGGAGAAGAAATTCTTCGAACTATCACGCATAACCTTTCTTATCGCCTTTTGCATCCTGATGAGCGTAGGTCAAGTAGTCCTTGCCACAGGCTTCATTCAAGAGCATGCTGAACGCTTCTGGATCGTGTCAGCTTCCATCGGTGCCGGCTACGGAGCAGCATTCAGTCTGACACCGATCATCGTCAGTGTGATTTGGGGTGTCGAGAACTTCGGCACCAATTGGGGGATCTGCGCCATGATGCCAGCCATAGGCGCAACGATCTGGGGACTTGTGTATAGCGGTGTCTATCAATGGGCAGCAGATCTGAATACTGTTGAGGGGTCCGATATGGTTGAAGACAAGCTGTGCTATGGAGTCAGGTGCTATGCTCCTACATTCTGGGCAATGGCAATCAGCGTCTGGCTGGCCTGTGGACTTTGGTTCTGGGCATGGCGTGGACCTGGTGGGTGGCAGAAGAGAGGCATAGCTGTTTAA
- a CDS encoding uncharacterized protein (BUSCO:EOG09261W1K~antiSMASH:Cluster_7) encodes MSAADAQTRIADLLQRSDEAAEGGDLQKAFQALKEASHLDPANARVKDALVALEKRERTGDALQLIESYLGSGPESDGETALHALRQKHLPKNDAERAFDLILSCSKQLALLDTLTGTLIYRSRDVQQLLGAKFQNPVTELYNQLYERGPESLKAFSTIPLNDALWASKDDQIKAQRDLFRLCIAKLIDVDIEYPERLMQVVARLVALAPKTIEPLIDLDVFEIILDSLDIRLEQPLRSQAMLATSKVLETTKEKGEQLFGQYLAARVNKQTIDDFIIAFSSAAAVFPMIPAVAAQLFMTDGFVQQLVPNLERNFESGSQGKRKSATLEVAALELLSAACVDKPCREAIDRYCSPWLRNLSDEAEGKHQALASLVLAKINAESSEEVTAKLADLVLVSETNKDQAIEGLAYTTLQPKVKEDIVSNAALLKQLISALTDRPTAAFGCLTIFSNLTTYRPPKTAEQKKIEQLKAYANQQKPAADDPLDNDTFVTSRAKKLLDADIVTALVASCKQTSSPTNIAMVVRTLLALAKEQKHRTKMVSQGSVKLLLQIRERIAKTDKSSSEASIIDRNASHALARLLISVNPAHVFSAALPVSTAVSSLIPLLTYDTDAEQRDLLPTFEALLALTNLASMEDSTARDLLLRSAAFERLEDLLFSSNTLVSRASVELICNLMASPAGVAKYADGSKDANRRLHVLLALTDAEDLATRRAAGGALAMLTEWDSAVTAVLNHGKGVELVVGMCEDDESDEMRHRGFACVLNLVTAPGEIGERGSKILKEKGMVDRLKNALRVTKSQEVLGLGVEVLKKLQ; translated from the exons ATGTCCGCCGCCGACGCCCAGACGAGGATTGCAGACTTGCTCCAGAGGTCCGATGAGGCAGCCGAGGGTGGAGACTTGCAGAAAGCCTTCCAAGCTTTGAAAGAAGCCTCGCATCTCGATCCGGCAAATGCTCGCGTGAAAGACGCCCTGGTGGCCTTGGAAAAGCGAGAAAGGACCGGCGATGCGCTTCAACTCATCGAAAGCTATCTCGGCAGCGGTCCGGAAAGCGATGGCGAGACGGCACTGCATGCCCTGCGGCAGAAACACCTCCCCAAGAACGACGCTGAACGAGCTTTCGACTTGATCCTGAGCTGTTCAAAACAGCTTGCTCTACTCGATACCCTCACTGGGACTCTCATATATCGCAGCAGAGATGTACAGCAGCTGCTCGGCGCGAAGTTCCAGAATCCTGTGACAGAGCTTTACAACCAGCTCTACGAACGAGGACCGGAAAGTCTCAAAGCATTCAGCACAATCCCACTGAACGACGCACTCTGGGCATCGAAAGATGACCAGATCAAAGCTCAGCGAGATCTGTTCCGTCTGTGCATCGCGAAACTCATCGATGTCGACATTGAGTATCCTGAGCGGCTGATGCAAGTCGTGGCAAGGCTCGTTGCACTTGCTCCCAAAACTATTGAGCCTCTCATTGAtctcgatgtcttcgagatCATTTTGGACAGCTTAGACATTCGTCTCGAGCAGCCTTTGCGAAGTCAGGCGATGTTGGCCACCTCCAAAGTCCTCGAAACGACCAAGGAGAAAGGAGAGCAGCTGTTCGGACAGTACTTGGCTGCGAGAGTAAACAAGCAGACGATTGATGATTTCATTATTGCCTTCTCGTCGGCCGCGGCCGTCTTTCCCATGATACCTGCTGTGGCAGCACAGCTTTTCATGACCGATGGCTTTGTGCAACAACTTGTGCCTAATCTGGAAAGAAATTTCGAGTCAGGCAGTCAAGGGAAACG aaagagcgcgACGCTCGAAGTAGCAGCTCTCGAATTGCTGAGCGCGGCGTGTGTAGACAAACCGTGTCGCGAAGCCATCGACCGTTATTGCTCGCCGTGGCTGCGCAATCTCTCCGATGAGGCGGAAGGAAAGCACCAAGCTCTGGCATCCTTGGTGCTAGCAAAGATCAATGCCGAATCATCGGAAGAGGTCACGGCCAAGCTGGCAGATCTTGTCCTCGTTAGTGAGACGAACAAAGATCAAGCAATCGAAGGACTGGCCTACACCACATTACAACCCAAAGTCAAGGAAGACATCGTTTCTAATGCTGCTTTATTGAAACAGCTGATCTCGGCGCTTACAGACCGACCAACTGCTGCATTCGGATGTTTGACAATCTTCTCGAACTTGACCACTTATCGACCGCCCAAaacagcagagcagaagaagattgagCAACTAAAGGCATACGCAAATCAGCAAAAGCCAGCCGCAGACGACCCTCTCGACAACGACACTTTTGTCACGAGCAGAGCCAAGAAGTTGCTCGACGCCGACATTGTCACAGCACTTGTGGCCAGCTGCAAACAAACCAGCTCGCCAACTAACATTGCCATGGTTGTACGAACCTTGCTCGCGCTTGCCAAAGAACAAAAGCACCGCACCAAAATGGTCTCTCAGGGCTCCGTCAAGCTACTCCTCCAGATCCGAGAACGAATCGCCAAAACCGACAAGTCCTCTTCCGAAGCCTCTATCATCGACCGCAACGCCTCCCATGCTCTCGCCCGTCTTCTCATTTCCGTTAACCCTGCGCACGTCTTCTCCGCTGCCTTGCCCGTCAGTACGGCCGTGAGCTCGCTCATACCGCTATTGACTTACGACACCGATGCCGAACAACGCGACCTTCTACCTACATTTGAAGCTCTTCTCGCCTTGACGAATCTCGCTTCCATGGAGGATTCCACAGCAAGAGATCTGCTTCTCAGATCTGCAGCGTTTGAGCGTCTGGAGGATCTCCTCTTTTCGAGCAATACTCTCGTGTCTCGCGCTAGTGTGGAACTGATCTGCAATCTCATGGCTTCTCCTGCTGGCGTAGCCAAGTATGCCGACGGCTCGAAGGATGCGAATAGAAGGTTACATGTACTTCTCGCTCTTACAGACGCGGAGGATCTTGCCACGCGCcgagctgctggaggagctTTGGCAATGTTGACAGAGTGGGACAGTGCTGTTACCGCTGTGTTGAATCATGGAAAGGGCGTGGAGTTGGTTGTCGGGATgtgtgaagatgatgaaagtGACGAGATGAGACATCGGGGTTTCGCGTGTGTGCTGAACTTGGTGACTGCCCCTGGTGAAATTGGAGAGAGGGGGTCGAAGATCTTAAAAGAGAAGGGCATGGTGGATAGGCTAAAGAACGCACTGAGGGTGACCAAAAGCCAAGAAGTCTTGGGTCTAGGGGTCGAGGTGTTGAAGAAGTTGCAGTGA
- a CDS encoding uncharacterized protein (SMCOG1002:AMP-dependent synthetase and ligase~antiSMASH:Cluster_7), with product MSQFVPPATEGTIDGLSHDEGASLPESYPSCWESLLAAAFKYPDSIALVSMHQPNNLYGIASTPATLTARCDRLRWTYRTLKTTAERLATGLAARGISSGTIVFTFLPNCAEFVLTLWAAWRLGFTLVPLNSRNLANRREFEHMIGTALRQSTSESAVVIAGSQDIAREVESYTELRSAVKIMIEEHNLDDWLSFGTILDFNKNTPTFSRSDQMLATSSHDRMILFTSGTTDLPKGCQLDHPHGLSSWQAMLATGTKEIRAARATHGSVCAVVAPNNHLMWYATALLALCSGATVVFPGEAFEPQQFFAAAREEFVTHFIGVPTMIHALVSAKAGSSNELTSLRTIGLGGAGVSSQVVQACIDNLGAHGVEVLGGMTEQAVFSSGQVGRSAHNEHNTMTIGRCLPGCEVKICEPGSTHPVPLGTPGELHFTGPGLVHGYLGQSNSPNFYVEGQKRWIATGDMVTMDSEKRIYYVGRYKEMIIRGGVNISSSAIEACVTRELPDMKDVELSVVGLLDEVAGEVPIAVVSRTLDPPMVASIKRVISQHLGQMFALDDVITLQDVGITDYPRTALGKVQKSKLKDLVNRRIQKEGDHPTGGDSLDIKVFSVIARTTGIPVESILPTTELSELVDSIMLMRLMNRIAKETGRRLSMDHLIGTQTVGSLVKMLEQQPLGPNAVSKGNAAERLSLKRSLNAEVMIFLEGSELTFSTVKQVVEHTISPYGKDWRDVELVFPAYDFTRVLVQDGTLDKWSFKVLFLARGHTVESLRAALLRTWANNPMLASFIVTNEGLLGPDLALHVTMKHNDEFLASLIRDGGTVQSLDQLKTHVQAFRNHPQLPGPLVGTTMLYCEETQCAALIHNMHHAVTDATFASLVNDDLDQALGSSIALSSHVSYQSYCETLFTLRDSITARTAVEYHAEKLQHLSRHQEHLWPSLGRQLVLQEEKRDGYIHTFSAKPAQHLCAVHKGLAPSLVLKAATAMFLLRQTGHTHAVFSHVEAGRDRFPFLPKSILITAPQLQASDVGGQTFQLIMNLIQPGSEESTIDFLLRLQEEQNLQHNYAAAPWAEIMRSLDPDSVAFFPTSASTCFFNWLGVEMSSGPATFRNIEVVDAVFSVTAPPFANNCALRRRLDGDEIVLHLRGAVLSIEELRQAALEIETAAVWLAEEANWMKPVVKYLEWSSNHRVV from the exons ATGTCTCAGTTCGTGCCTCCAGCGACGGAAGGCACAATCGACGGATTGAGTCACGATGAGGGTGCTAGCTTGCCAGAATCATATCCCAGCTGCTGGGAGAGCCTACTTGCGGCAGCATTCAAGTATCCCGACAGCATTGCCCTTGTCTCAATGCATCAGCCGAACAACTTATACGGCATTGCAAGCACTCCTGCTACATTAACTGCTCGTTGCGATCGTCTGAGGTGGACCTACAGAACACTCAAGACCACTGCAGAGCGACTGGCAACCGGATTGGCAGCTCGCGGAATAAGCTCTGGCACAATTGTTTTCACATTCTTGCCCAATTGTGCCGAGTTCGTCTTGACCCTTTGGGCGGCATGGAGGTTGGGCTTTACACTGGTGCCTTTGAACTCTCGCAATCTGGCTAATAGGAGGGAATTTGAGCACATGATTGGCACAGCATTACGCCAAAGCACATCCGAGAGCGCCGTGGTCATTGCTGGATCGCAAGacatagctcgagaggtcgAATCGTATACGGAGCTGCGCTCTGCAGTCAAAATCATGATCGAAGAGCACAACCTCGACGACTGGCTCTCCTTCGGAACCATACTTGACTTTAACAAAAATACGCCAACCTTCTCCAGAAGTGACCAAATGCTGGCGACTTCAAGTCATGATCGGATGATTCTCTTCACAAGCGGTACTACAGACTTGCCAAAAGGGTGTCAGTTGGATCATCCTCATGGACTATCATCGTGGCAAGCGATGCTGGCTACGGGCACCAAGGAGATTCGCGCGGCTCGTGCGACTCATGGCAGTGTTTGTGCGGTCGTCGCCCCTAACAATCACCTCATGTGGTATGCCACggctcttcttgcgctctgCTCAGGCGCTACTGTTGTATTTCCTGGAGAGGCTTTCGAGCCACAACAGTTCTTCGCTGCAGCTAGAGAAGAATTCGTGACACACTTTATAGGCGTGCCGACTATGATTCATGCGCTCGTGAGTGCAAAAGCTGGATCATCCAATGAGCTGACAAGTCTGAGGACTATTGGGCTTGGTGGAGCTGGCGTCAGTTCACAGGTTGTACAAGCATGCATCGATAATCTAGGGGCTCATGGCGTGGAAGTGCTGGGCGGCATGACGGAGCAGGCTGTATTCTCGAGCGGGCAGGTCGGCAGATCTGCTCATAATGAGCACAATACTATGACCATAGGGCGCTGCCTACCTGGCTGTGAGGTTAAGATATGCGAACCTGGAAGTACACATCCTGTCCCTTTGGGTACGCCAGGTGAATTGCACTTCACTGGACCAGGTCTCGTACACGGATATCTTGGACAGTCCAACAGCCCAAACTTCTATGTGGAAGGCCAGAAAAGATGGATTGCGACTGGCGACATGGTCACCATGGACTCCGAGAAGAGAATCTACTACGTTGGCAGGTACAAGGAAATGATCATCCGAGGCGGAGTCAACATCTCATCTTCGGCTATCGAAGCCTGTGTCACAAGAGAACTACCGGACATGAAAGACGTGGAACTCAGCGTAGTGGGACTCCTTGATGAGGTTGCAGGCGAAGTACCAATTGCGGTCGTGAGTAGAACCTTGGATCCACCCATGGTTGCATCAATCAAGAGAGTCATTTCACAACATCTCGGCCAGATGTTCGCATTGGATGACGTGATCACCCTGCAAGATGTTGGCATAACTGATTACCCTCGGACAGCACTTGGAAAGGTTCAGAAGTCGAAACTCAAGGACCTTGTGAACCGAAGAATTCAGAAAGAAGGCGACCACCCAACGGGCGGTGATTCTCTCGACATCAAGGTGTTTTCTGTGATCGCCAGGACTACCGGCATCCCTGTTGAGAGTATTCTTCCGACGACTGAACTTTCAGAGCTCGTTGACAGCATAATGCTCATGCGATTGATGAACAGGATAGCAAAGGAGACAGGCCGTCGACTGAGTATGGACCACCTGATCGGCACTCAGACTGTGGGCTCCCTTGTCAAAAtgcttgagcagcagccgcTTGGACCCAATGCGGTCTCGAAGGGTAATGCAGCGGAGCGATTGTCGCTGAAACGTTCGCTCAATGCTGAAGTCATGATTTTCCTAGAAGGCAGTGAACTCACCTTCAGCACTGTAAAACAGGTCGTTGAGCATACCATTTCACCCTATGGAAAAGACTGGAGGGATGTGGAGCTCGTGTTCCCAGCATATGACTTCACCCGTGTGTTGGTGCAGGATGGAACTCTGGACAAGTGGAGCTTCAAAGTCTTGTTTCTCGCACGAGGACACACTGTCGAG AGTCTTCGCGCTGCACTTCTGCGAACTTGGGCGAATAACCCGATGCTAGCCTCATTCATAGTCACAAATGAAGGTCTCCTTGGTCCGGATCTAGCTCTACACGTTACGATGAAGCACAACGATGAATTTCTAGCAAGTCTCATACGAGATGGCGGCACAGTTCAAAGTCTTGACCAGCTGAAGACTCATGTGCAAGCCTTTCGAAATCATCCTCAGCTACCAGGGCCATTGGTGGGCACAACAATGCTCTATTGTGAGGAGACTCAGTGTGCCGCCTTGATACATAACA TGCACCATGCCGTCACCGATGCCACCTTCGCGTCCTTGGTCAATGATGATCTTGACCAGGCACTGGGATCGAGTATCGCTCTCTCATCACATGTATCATATCAGTCTTACTGCGAAACCCTTTTCACTTTGCGCGACTCAATCACCGCGCGAACAGCTGTCGAATACCATGCGGAGAAGCTGCAACATTTGTCCCGTCATCAGGAGCACCTCTGGCCATCTTTGGGCAGACAGCTTGTTCTCCAGGAAGAAAAGCGAGACGGCTATATCCACACATTCTCTGCTAAACCAGCACAGCATCTCTGTGCAGTGCATAAGGGCCTTGCACCATCATTAGTCCTCAAAGCCGCGACTGCGATGTTTCTGCTACGCCAGACTGGACACACGCATGCGGTTTTTTCCCATGTCGAAGCAGGACGTGATCGATTTCCCTTCTTGCCGAAGTCCATTCTAATCACGGCTCCTCAACTACAGGCCAGCGACGTTGGAGGTCAAACATTCCAGCTCATCATGAATCTCATACAGCCGGGTTCCGAGGAATCAACGATCGACTTCCTGCTAAGATTACAAGAAGAGCAGAACCTTCAACACAACTACGCAGCCGCACCCTGGGCTGAGATCATGAGATCATTGGATCCCGACTCTGTTGCATTCTTCCCAACATCAGCTTCGACTTGCTTTTTCAACTGGTTGGGAGTGGAAATGAGTTCTGGACCGGCTACGTTTCGCAACATTGAAGTGGTTGACGCTGTCTTCAGTGTTACGGCTCCGCCGTTTGCCAATAATTGTGCTCTTCGGAGACGActtgatggtgatgagatTGTGCTGCATTTACGGGGAGCGGTTCTCAGCATCGAGGAGCTTCGTCAAGCAGCTCTCGAAATCGAGACAGCGGCTGTTTGGTTGGCAGAGGAGGCAAATTGGATGAAACCCGTTGTGAAGTATCTGGAGTGGTCCAGCAATCACCGAGTAGTTTAG